The sequence CCGGTGGCGCGCTCCGCGGCGGGCTGCATCTCGGTGATCACCGGCAGCCCGGTGATCCGCAGATCGTCGACGAGGGTGCGGCGCAGGTGGAACATCCCCAGCACGTCGCGGACGATCACCGAGCAGGGGCCGAGCTCGTGCCCGCCGCGTCGGCCCACGCGCAGCAGGTGCGGCATCCGCTGCGCGAGCGGCAGGTCGCCCTGCCCGCCGAGGGTCTCCGGCAGGTGCTCGCGCACGATCCCGCGGCCCAGCGGCACCACCGTGATCCAGGCGCCGGCATCCAGCTCGACCATCACCCGGGCCGCGCCGCCGACGGGCACCGCATCGTCCACCAGGCGGCGGCGGGGTCGCAGCCCCACGGTGTTCGCGGCGATGCACAGCGCCCCGAGCACGAGCATGAGGGCGAGGGCGGCGGCGATCTGCCGGGCCGGGGTGACGCGGGCCAGGTCGCCCAGCACCCACAGCATCAGGCACAGCCCGAGCACGACGAGGCCGCGCCCGGTGGGCCGCAGGACGGTGCCCGGGCGCGGGGTCATGTCTGCGGGGTGCTGCGCAGCACCTGGTCGATGAGGTCGGTGGCGCTCGCGCCCCGCGAGAGGGCCTGCGGGGTCAGGTGCATGCGGTGGCGCCACACGGGCATGATCACGGAGGCGATGTCCTGCGGGGAGACGAAGGTGCGCGCGGCGAGCGCGGCGTTCGCCTTCGCGGCGCGCACCAGGTGCACGGCCGCACGCGGGGAGGCGCCGAGGGTGACCTGCGGGTGGGAGCGGGTGGCCGCGGCCAGGCGCACCACGTACTCGAGGATCAGCGGGGAGGCGTACACGGCGCGCACCGCGTGGATGTGGGCGGCGATCCGCTCGGGGGTGGTGCGCTCGACGACCGCGTCGATCACGTCCCGGTCCCCCTCCGGCATCGGCCCGGTCTGGGCGGCGAGCATCCGCGCCTCCGCGCCGGCCAGCGGATAGCCCATGGAGGTCTGGGCGAGGAAGCGGTCGCGCTGCGCCTCGGGCAGGCGGTAGGTGCCCTCCATCTCGACGGGGTTGGCGGTGGCGACCACCATGAACGGCTCGGCGAGGGAGTAGGTGGTGCCGTCGACGCTGACCTGCCGCTCCTCCATCGCCTCGAGCAGGGCGGACTGGGTCTTCGGGGAGGCGCGGTTGATCTCGTCGGCGAGCAGGATCTGGGTGAAGACCGCGCCGGGGCGGAACTCGAACTCGCTGCTGGCCTGGTTGAACACGCTCGCGCCGGTAACATCGCCGGGCAGCAGATCGGGCGTGAACTGGATGCGGTGGCGCTCGGCGCCGAGGGAGGCGGCCAGCGACTTGGCGAGCATCGTCTTGCCCACGCCGGGGATGTCCTCGATGAGCAGGTGGCCGCCGGCCAGCAGCACGAGCACGGCGATGCGGGCCACCTCGTCCTTGCCCTCGACGATGGTGGCGATCTCCTGGATCACCGACTCGGCCTCGGTCGCGACCTCGGTGACCTGCGCCTGGCTGAGCCTGCCGCCGGCTGCGCCGTCCGGGGGTCCGGGGACGCCCTCGGGATCGGAGGGGTCGCGGAAAGTCTCGACAACGACGTCGTCCTGGGCCATGTCGAGCTCCTTCGCGGTCACCGCTGACGGGTGTTCACAAACAATTTGCCGCCTGATGAACCGACCGAGCGATACACGGCGGCGATGCCACCTACAGTATGACTGGTCGTTTCTGTCGTGCTGAGGAGTTCTGATGTCCGTCCGCCGTGGCCGCGCCACTGTGCGTCTGAGCGCCGGACTCCTGCTCACCGCAGCCTGCGCCCTGGGACCCGCCGCCGCGCAGGCCGCGCCGGTGCCGGCGGACAACGGTTCAGGCTCGGGCGGCCAGTGCGAGAGCGACGCCTCACCCTCGGTCTCCGCCTCGTCCGTCACGGCGGGTGAGAGCGTGACCGTCACCGGCACGTGCTTCGTGCCGCGCGAGGACGGCACGGTCCGCATCTTCATCCCCGGCCAGGCGGCCACCGAGAAGTCCGCCCAGGTCGAGGTCGGATCCTCCGGCACTCTCGACGTGTCGCTTCCCACCAGCGAGCCCGGCGACTACTCGATCGACATCAAGACCGAGAGCCAGCAGGCCACCGGCGGGTTCACGGCGTCGGACCCGGAACCCGATCCTGAGCCGTCACCGGATCCCGAGCCCTCCCCCGAGCCGACGCCGGACCCGGAACCCACGCCCGATCCCGAGCCGACGCCCGATCCGGAGCCGACGCCTGAGCCGACACCGGATCCCAAGCCCTCCCCCAGCCCGAAGCCGACGCCAGACCCGGATGAGCCGACGGACTCGGACACGGACGACGACGAGGCCGACGAGGGCAGCACCAGCGGCGAGGACGACGACGGCCCCAGCTCCGACAACGGCAACGGCGGCGAGAACAACGACGGCACCAGCGAACACTCGGGCAGCTCCGACGGCGGCGCTGCTGACGAGGACGCCGGGGAGAGCACCGGCTCCGGGGGCGGCGAGAGCTCCGGCAACGGCGACGGCACGAACGGTGGGAACGGGAACGGCCCCAGCTCGGACGGTCAGCAGCAGGACGACGACACGGAGGACCCGGCCCCGTCGGCGAGCGGCGACCCCGACGCCTCCGCACCGACGCCCAGCGCCGCGCCGTCGGCCCCCGGCCCGGCGACCAACGACTTCCCGGCCGCGACCCCCGAGCCCAGCGACGAGCAGCAGGAATCGGCGCGGCTCGCCGCGTCGATCACCTCGCTGTTCGCGCACGGGGTCTCCGGCGGCGAGGTGGGCACCTCCCCCGAGGACGTCGAACTCCCCGGCGGGAGCGGCGATGCCGAGGACGGCAGCAGCACCTCCGGCGAGGACGGCAGCGACGGAGGCGTTGACGGCGGGGACGGCGGGGACGGCGAGGCTTCCGACGACGGCGGCGAGGAGCTCGCCAACACCGGCACGAA comes from Brachybacterium faecium DSM 4810 and encodes:
- a CDS encoding MoxR-like ATPase (PFAM: ATPase family associated with various cellular activities (AAA)), which codes for MAQDDVVVETFRDPSDPEGVPGPPDGAAGGRLSQAQVTEVATEAESVIQEIATIVEGKDEVARIAVLVLLAGGHLLIEDIPGVGKTMLAKSLAASLGAERHRIQFTPDLLPGDVTGASVFNQASSEFEFRPGAVFTQILLADEINRASPKTQSALLEAMEERQVSVDGTTYSLAEPFMVVATANPVEMEGTYRLPEAQRDRFLAQTSMGYPLAGAEARMLAAQTGPMPEGDRDVIDAVVERTTPERIAAHIHAVRAVYASPLILEYVVRLAAATRSHPQVTLGASPRAAVHLVRAAKANAALAARTFVSPQDIASVIMPVWRHRMHLTPQALSRGASATDLIDQVLRSTPQT
- a CDS encoding hypothetical protein (TIGRFAM: LPXTG-motif cell wall anchor domain), whose amino-acid sequence is MSVRRGRATVRLSAGLLLTAACALGPAAAQAAPVPADNGSGSGGQCESDASPSVSASSVTAGESVTVTGTCFVPREDGTVRIFIPGQAATEKSAQVEVGSSGTLDVSLPTSEPGDYSIDIKTESQQATGGFTASDPEPDPEPSPDPEPSPEPTPDPEPTPDPEPTPDPEPTPEPTPDPKPSPSPKPTPDPDEPTDSDTDDDEADEGSTSGEDDDGPSSDNGNGGENNDGTSEHSGSSDGGAADEDAGESTGSGGGESSGNGDGTNGGNGNGPSSDGQQQDDDTEDPAPSASGDPDASAPTPSAAPSAPGPATNDFPAATPEPSDEQQESARLAASITSLFAHGVSGGEVGTSPEDVELPGGSGDAEDGSSTSGEDGSDGGVDGGDGGDGEASDDGGEELANTGTNVAAPAAGAALALAGGAGALWYQRRRSS